One window of the Trifolium pratense cultivar HEN17-A07 linkage group LG2, ARS_RC_1.1, whole genome shotgun sequence genome contains the following:
- the LOC123910256 gene encoding ABC transporter C family member 3-like isoform X1: MLFVLSSTSLIMKLDTDFLLKPIFLHGLSSILHVLLLVALLVSWVWKKTTTCVVINNDFKETPNNTWFKVTKFSCIGFSSFNFLLFIFNYFYWSEENVVTLFDLALKTVTWCVVFVCLHKGFSFFFSSGQRKRTTFSFFFRAWCVFYLFVSCYCFVIDIVVLYENHIELRIQCMVSVVVSFCVGLFFCYVGYCVKNETEEEGDTTLQEPLLNGNETKGSDTVTPFSNATILSLLTFTWVGPLIAFGNKKTIDLEDVPQLDSGYSVVGAFPTFRDKVEADCGAINRLTTMKLVKSLIISGWKEILITAFLALADTCASYVGPYLIESFVQYLDGKRLYENQGYVMVSAFIFSKLVECFAKRHWFFRLKLLGIRIRALLVTMIYDKALTLSCQSRQCHTSGEIINFITVDVERVSNFSWYMHELWILALKVTLALLILYKNLGLASVAAFFTTIIVMLANIPFGSLQEKFQNKLMESKDTRMKSTSETLRNMRILKLQGWEMKFLSKIIELRNAEQGWLKKILFTKAIATFFFESSDTLVCVVTFGTCMLIGIPLESGKILSALATLGILTGPIYNLPDVISAIAQTKVSLDRITSFLRLDDLQFDVVEKLPVGSSDTSIEMVDGNFSWDLSSPTPTLQNINLKVFHGMKVAVCGTVGSGKSTLLSCVLGEVPKISGILKVCGKKAYVAQSPWIQSGKIEDNILFGEHMVRERYEKVLDACSLKKDLEILSFGDQTVIGERGINLSGGQKQRIQIARALYQDADIYLFDDPFSAVDAHTGSHLFKECLLGALSSKTVVYVTHQVEFLPAADLILVMKDGKITQSGKYVELVNIATDFMELIGAHREALSTLESFDGGKTSNEKSTLEQEVNISDIREEANKEVKNGKADDKGEPKGQLVKEEEREKGKVGFSVYWKYITTAYGGVFVPFILLAQILYKTLLIGSDYWIMLKTPISADVKPPVEETTLIEVYVGLTIGSSLCALVIELLLVIVGYKTATILFNKMHLCIFRAPMSFFDSTPSGRILNRASTDQSSVDTTIPYRIGSFSFIVISLLGTIAVISEVAWQVFIVFVPVMAVSIWYQQYYLPSARELSRLIGICRAPMIQYFEETISDILSSIIFAFSLIFLISIPPGIINPSIAGLAVTYGLTLNMVQSVAIWNLGNLESNIISVERILQYTTILSEPPLVLEEENRPDPSWPAYGKVDLRNLQVRYAAHLPLVLRGLTCTFHGGLKTGIVGRTGSGKSTLIQTLFRLIEPTAGEVIIDSINISSIGLHDLRSRLSIIPQDPTMFEGTVRSNLDPLEEYTDEQIWEALDKCQLGDEVRKKGKLDSSVSENGENWSMGQRQLVCLGRVLLKKSKILVLDEATASVDTATDNLIQQTLREHFTDSTVITIAHRITSVLDSDMVLLLSQGLIEEYDSPTTLLEDKSSSFAKLVAEYTMRSNSKFREIC, encoded by the exons atgttgtttgttttgtcTTCCACCTCACTGATCATGAAACTTGACActgattttcttttaaaaccCATTTTCCTACATGGGTTATCTAGCATACTTCATGTACTATTGCTTGTGGCTCTTTTAGTCTCATGGGTTTGGAAAAAAACTACAACTTGTGTTGTGATCAATAATGATTTTAAGGAGACACCCAACAACACTTGGTTTAAAGTGACAAAGTTTTCTTGTATtggtttttcttctttcaattttcttttgtttatcTTTAATTACTTTTATTGGTCAGAAGAAAATGTTGTTACCCTTTTTGATTTAGCTCTCAAAACAGTTACTTGGTGTGTTGTTTTTGTATGTTTACATAAAGGATTCTCCTTTTTCTTCAGTTCAGgtcaaagaaaaagaacaacGTTTTCATTCTTCTTTAGAGCTTGGTGTGTTTTTTATCTCTTTGTTTCTTGTTATTGCTTTGTGATCGACATTGTTGTTTTGTATGAAAATCATATTGAGTTAAGGATTCAATGCATGGTTTCTGTTGTGGTATCCTTTTGTGTTGGTTTGTTCTTCTGTTATGTgggatattgtgtgaaaaaTGAGACTGAAGAAGAAGGTGATACAACTCTTCAAGAACCTCTTTTGAATGGTAATGAGACTAAAGGGAGTGACACTGTTACTCCCTTTTCAAATGCTACAATTCTAAGCCTTCTCACCTTCACTTGGGTCGGTCCACTCATTGCATTTGGCAATAAGAAGACCATTGACCTTGAAGATGTTCCTCAGCTAGATAGTGGTTATAGTGTGGTTGGAGCTTTTCCAACTTTCAGAGACAAAGTTGAAGCTGATTGTGGTGCAATCAATAGATTAACAACAATGAAGTTGGTTAAGTCATTGATAATCTCAGGGTGGAAAGAGATTCTTATCACTGCTTTTCTTGCATTGGCAGACACTTGTGCTTCTTAtgttggtccttatcttattgaGTCTTTTGTTCAATACCTTGATGGAAAAAGGCTATATGAGAATCAAGGCTATGTTATGGTTTCTGCTTTTATATTTTCAAAGCTCGTAGAATGCTTCGCAAAAAGACATTGGTTCTTTAGGTTGAAGCTACTCGGAATTCGAATCCGAGCACTGCTTGTAACTATGATATATGATAAAGCCTTAACACTTTCATGTCAATCAAGGCAGTGTCACACTTCTGGAgaaataatcaatttcattaccGTTGATGTCGAAAGAGTTAGTAATTTCAGTTGGTACATGCATGAGTTGTGGATATTAGCTTTGAAAGTTACATTGGCATTGTTGATTTTGTATAAAAACCTTGGGCTTGCTTCAGTCGCTGCTTTTTTTACAACCATCATTGTTATGTTGGCAAATATTCCATTTGGATCATTACAAGAGAAGTTTCAAAATAAGTTGATGGAGTCAAAGGATACTAGAATGAAGAGCACATCTGAAACTTTAAGGAACATGAGGATCCTCAAACTACAAGGATGGGAAATGAAGTTTCTATCGAAAATAATTGAGCTCAGGAATGCCGAACAAGGctggttaaaaaaaattctttttaccaAAGCCATCGCTACATTTTTCTTTGAGAGTTCAGATACGCTTGTATGTGTGGTTACATTTGGTACTTGTATGCTCATAGGGATCCCACTTGAATCAGGGAAGATTCTGTCAGCACTTGCAACACTCGGGATTCTTACTGGGCCTATTTATAATCTTCCGGATGTAATTTCAGCGATAGCACAAACTAAAGTTTCCCTTGATAGGATCACGTCCTTCCTTCGTCTTGATGACTTGCAGTTTGATGTTGTCGAAAAGCTTCCTGTAGGAAGTTCTGATACTTCAATTGAAATGGTTGATGGGAATTTTTCTTGGGATTTATCTTCACCTACTCCAACTTTGCAGAACATAAACCTCAAAGTTTTTCATGGCATGAAGGTTGCTGTTTGCGGTACTGTTGGATCGGGCAAGTCTACTTTACTTTCATGTGTATTGGGAGAAGTACCAAAGATATCAGGTATCCTTAAAGTTTGTGGGAAAAAGGCCTATGTTGCTCAATCACCATGGATTCAAAGTGGCAAGATAGAGGATAATATATTGTTTGGTGAACACATGGTTAGGGAAAGGTATGAGAAGGTACTTGACGCATGTTCCCTGAAGAAAGATCTCGAAATCCTGTCATTTGGTGATCAGACGGTTATAGGCGAGCGAGGAATTAATTTGAGTGGTGGACAGAAACAAAGAATACAAATTGCTCGTGCTCTTTATCAAGATGCTGATATATATCTATTTGATGATCCTTTTAGTGCTGTGGATGCTCATACAGGATCTCACCTTTTTAAG GAATGCTTGCTGGGTGCTTTAAGTTCAAAAACAGTTGTTTATGTTACTCATCAAGTGGAGTTCTTACCTGCTGCTGACCTTATATTG GTCATGAAAGATGGAAAAATTACTCAAAGTGGAAAGTATGTCGAGCTTGTTAACATTGCAACCGATTTTATGGAACTTATTGGGGCACACAGAGAAGCTTTGTCTACACTTGAATCATTTGATGGAGGAAAAACATCTAATGAAAAAAGTACATTAGAACAAGAAGTAAATATCTCTGATATTCGTGAAGAGGCAAACAAAGAAGTGAAAAATGGTAAAGCAGATGATAAAGGTGAACCGAAAGGCCAACTtgttaaagaagaagaaagggaGAAAGGTAAAGTTGGGTTTTCAGTCTATTGGAAGTATATCACAACTGCATATGGAGGAGTTTTCGTACCGTTCATATTATTAGCTCAGATTCTTTACAAAACTCTTCTAATTGGAAGCGACTATTGGATTATGTTGAAAACTCCCATATCAGCAGATGTGAAGCCACCTGTTGAAGAAACGACTCTTATTGAAGTCTATGTTGGTTTGACCATAGGAAGTTCTTTATGCGCTCTTGTTATAGAATTGTTACTTGTTATAGTTGGTTATAAGACAGCTACTATACTCTTCAATAAAATGCACTTGTGCATCTTTCGCGCCCCCATGTCATTTTTCGATTCTACTCCAAGTGGAAGAATCCTTAATAGA GCTTCTACTGACCAAAGTTCAGTGGATACAACCATTCCTTATCGAATTGGCTCATTTTCCTTTATTGTGATCTCGCTTCTGGGAACTATAGCAGTGATATCTGAGGTTGCATGGCAAGTTTTCATTGTCTTTGTACCCGTGATGGCAGTCAGCATTTGGTATCAg CAATATTATTTACCATCAGCCCGTGAACTGTCACGTTTAATTGGAATATGCAGAGCCCCGATGATTCAATACTTTGAGGAAACAATTTCAG ATATTTTATCTTCCATCATATTTGCCTTTTCCTTGATATTCTTGATATCGATTCCACCTGGAATCATAAATCCAA GCATTGCTGGTCTAGCTGTTACTTATGGTCTAACTTTAAACATGGTACAATCTGTGGCGATATGGAATCTTGGTAACTTGGAGAGCAATATTATATCGGTAGAAAGGATCCTTCAATATACAACCATTCTTAGTGAGCCTCCCCTTGttttagaagaagaaaatagacCAGATCCTTCTTGGCCTGCATACGGCAAAGTTGATCTACGGAACTTGCAG GTACGATATGCTGCTCATCTTCCGCTTGTGTTGCGTGGCCTGACATGCACATTTCATGGAGGATTGAAAACTGGCATTGTTGGTAGAACAGGTAGCGGCAAATCAACTCTTATACAAACACTTTTCCGACTCATTGAACCTACTGCTGGGGAAGTTATCATTGACAGCATCAACATCTCTTCAATCGGACTGCATGATTTGAGGTCTCGACTAAGCATTATTCCGCAAGATCCAACAATGTTTGAGGGGACGGTGAGAAGTAATTTGGACCCCCTTGAAGAGTACACTGATGaacaaatatgggag GCATTGGATAAGTGTCAACTCGGAGATGAAGTTAGAAAGAAAGGAAAGCTTGACTCTTCAG TTAGTGAAAATGGTGAGAATTGGAGCATGGGTCAGAGGCAGTTGGTTTGCCTAGGTAGGGTTCTATTAAAGAAGAGCAAGATTTTGGTGCTTGATGAAGCCACTGCATCAGTTGATACAGCTACAGATAATTTGATTCAACAAACTCTTAGGGAACATTTCACAGACTCTACTGTCATTACCATTGCACACCGAATAACTTCTGTTCTTGACAGTGATATGGTTCTACTTCTTAGTCAAG GACTTATTGAGGAGTATGACTCCCCAACCACATTGCTCGAGGATAAGTCATCATCTTTTGCTAAGCTTGTTGCAGAGTATACCATGAGATCCAACtcaaaatttagagaaattTGTTGA
- the LOC123910256 gene encoding ABC transporter C family member 3-like isoform X2, with amino-acid sequence MLFVLSSTSLIMKLDTDFLLKPIFLHGLSSILHVLLLVALLVSWVWKKTTTCVVINNDFKETPNNTWFKVTKFSCIGFSSFNFLLFIFNYFYWSEENVVTLFDLALKTVTWCVVFVCLHKGFSFFFSSGQRKRTTFSFFFRAWCVFYLFVSCYCFVIDIVVLYENHIELRIQCMVSVVVSFCVGLFFCYVGYCVKNETEEEGDTTLQEPLLNGNETKGSDTVTPFSNATILSLLTFTWVGPLIAFGNKKTIDLEDVPQLDSGYSVVGAFPTFRDKVEADCGAINRLTTMKLVKSLIISGWKEILITAFLALADTCASYVGPYLIESFVQYLDGKRLYENQGYVMVSAFIFSKLVECFAKRHWFFRLKLLGIRIRALLVTMIYDKALTLSCQSRQCHTSGEIINFITVDVERVSNFSWYMHELWILALKVTLALLILYKNLGLASVAAFFTTIIVMLANIPFGSLQEKFQNKLMESKDTRMKSTSETLRNMRILKLQGWEMKFLSKIIELRNAEQGWLKKILFTKAIATFFFESSDTLVCVVTFGTCMLIGIPLESGKILSALATLGILTGPIYNLPDVISAIAQTKVSLDRITSFLRLDDLQFDVVEKLPVGSSDTSIEMVDGNFSWDLSSPTPTLQNINLKVFHGMKVAVCGTVGSGKSTLLSCVLGEVPKISGILKVCGKKAYVAQSPWIQSGKIEDNILFGEHMVRERYEKVLDACSLKKDLEILSFGDQTVIGERGINLSGGQKQRIQIARALYQDADIYLFDDPFSAVDAHTGSHLFKECLLGALSSKTVVYVTHQVEFLPAADLILVMKDGKITQSGKYVELVNIATDFMELIGAHREALSTLESFDGGKTSNEKSTLEQEVNISDIREEANKEVKNGKADDKGEPKGQLVKEEEREKGKVGFSVYWKYITTAYGGVFVPFILLAQILYKTLLIGSDYWIMLKTPISADVKPPVEETTLIEVYVGLTIGSSLCALVIELLLVIVGYKTATILFNKMHLCIFRAPMSFFDSTPSGRILNRASTDQSSVDTTIPYRIGSFSFIVISLLGTIAVISEVAWQVFIVFVPVMAVSIWYQQYYLPSARELSRLIGICRAPMIQYFEETISGTSTIRSFDQQSRFHETNMKLSDEFFRPMFNIAAAMEWLSFRIDILSSIIFAFSLIFLISIPPGIINPSIAGLAVTYGLTLNMVQSVAIWNLGNLESNIISVERILQYTTILSEPPLVLEEENRPDPSWPAYGKVDLRNLQVRYAAHLPLVLRGLTCTFHGGLKTGIVGRTGSGKSTLIQTLFRLIEPTAGEVIIDSINISSIGLHDLRSRLSIIPQDPTMFEGTVRSNLDPLEEYTDEQIWEALDKCQLGDEVRKKGKLDSSVSENGENWSMGQRQLVCLGRVLLKKSKILVLDEATASVDTATDNLIQQTLREHFTDSTVITIAHRITSVLDSDMVLLLSQGLIEEYDSPTTLLEDKSSSFAKLVAEYTMRSNSKFREIC; translated from the exons atgttgtttgttttgtcTTCCACCTCACTGATCATGAAACTTGACActgattttcttttaaaaccCATTTTCCTACATGGGTTATCTAGCATACTTCATGTACTATTGCTTGTGGCTCTTTTAGTCTCATGGGTTTGGAAAAAAACTACAACTTGTGTTGTGATCAATAATGATTTTAAGGAGACACCCAACAACACTTGGTTTAAAGTGACAAAGTTTTCTTGTATtggtttttcttctttcaattttcttttgtttatcTTTAATTACTTTTATTGGTCAGAAGAAAATGTTGTTACCCTTTTTGATTTAGCTCTCAAAACAGTTACTTGGTGTGTTGTTTTTGTATGTTTACATAAAGGATTCTCCTTTTTCTTCAGTTCAGgtcaaagaaaaagaacaacGTTTTCATTCTTCTTTAGAGCTTGGTGTGTTTTTTATCTCTTTGTTTCTTGTTATTGCTTTGTGATCGACATTGTTGTTTTGTATGAAAATCATATTGAGTTAAGGATTCAATGCATGGTTTCTGTTGTGGTATCCTTTTGTGTTGGTTTGTTCTTCTGTTATGTgggatattgtgtgaaaaaTGAGACTGAAGAAGAAGGTGATACAACTCTTCAAGAACCTCTTTTGAATGGTAATGAGACTAAAGGGAGTGACACTGTTACTCCCTTTTCAAATGCTACAATTCTAAGCCTTCTCACCTTCACTTGGGTCGGTCCACTCATTGCATTTGGCAATAAGAAGACCATTGACCTTGAAGATGTTCCTCAGCTAGATAGTGGTTATAGTGTGGTTGGAGCTTTTCCAACTTTCAGAGACAAAGTTGAAGCTGATTGTGGTGCAATCAATAGATTAACAACAATGAAGTTGGTTAAGTCATTGATAATCTCAGGGTGGAAAGAGATTCTTATCACTGCTTTTCTTGCATTGGCAGACACTTGTGCTTCTTAtgttggtccttatcttattgaGTCTTTTGTTCAATACCTTGATGGAAAAAGGCTATATGAGAATCAAGGCTATGTTATGGTTTCTGCTTTTATATTTTCAAAGCTCGTAGAATGCTTCGCAAAAAGACATTGGTTCTTTAGGTTGAAGCTACTCGGAATTCGAATCCGAGCACTGCTTGTAACTATGATATATGATAAAGCCTTAACACTTTCATGTCAATCAAGGCAGTGTCACACTTCTGGAgaaataatcaatttcattaccGTTGATGTCGAAAGAGTTAGTAATTTCAGTTGGTACATGCATGAGTTGTGGATATTAGCTTTGAAAGTTACATTGGCATTGTTGATTTTGTATAAAAACCTTGGGCTTGCTTCAGTCGCTGCTTTTTTTACAACCATCATTGTTATGTTGGCAAATATTCCATTTGGATCATTACAAGAGAAGTTTCAAAATAAGTTGATGGAGTCAAAGGATACTAGAATGAAGAGCACATCTGAAACTTTAAGGAACATGAGGATCCTCAAACTACAAGGATGGGAAATGAAGTTTCTATCGAAAATAATTGAGCTCAGGAATGCCGAACAAGGctggttaaaaaaaattctttttaccaAAGCCATCGCTACATTTTTCTTTGAGAGTTCAGATACGCTTGTATGTGTGGTTACATTTGGTACTTGTATGCTCATAGGGATCCCACTTGAATCAGGGAAGATTCTGTCAGCACTTGCAACACTCGGGATTCTTACTGGGCCTATTTATAATCTTCCGGATGTAATTTCAGCGATAGCACAAACTAAAGTTTCCCTTGATAGGATCACGTCCTTCCTTCGTCTTGATGACTTGCAGTTTGATGTTGTCGAAAAGCTTCCTGTAGGAAGTTCTGATACTTCAATTGAAATGGTTGATGGGAATTTTTCTTGGGATTTATCTTCACCTACTCCAACTTTGCAGAACATAAACCTCAAAGTTTTTCATGGCATGAAGGTTGCTGTTTGCGGTACTGTTGGATCGGGCAAGTCTACTTTACTTTCATGTGTATTGGGAGAAGTACCAAAGATATCAGGTATCCTTAAAGTTTGTGGGAAAAAGGCCTATGTTGCTCAATCACCATGGATTCAAAGTGGCAAGATAGAGGATAATATATTGTTTGGTGAACACATGGTTAGGGAAAGGTATGAGAAGGTACTTGACGCATGTTCCCTGAAGAAAGATCTCGAAATCCTGTCATTTGGTGATCAGACGGTTATAGGCGAGCGAGGAATTAATTTGAGTGGTGGACAGAAACAAAGAATACAAATTGCTCGTGCTCTTTATCAAGATGCTGATATATATCTATTTGATGATCCTTTTAGTGCTGTGGATGCTCATACAGGATCTCACCTTTTTAAG GAATGCTTGCTGGGTGCTTTAAGTTCAAAAACAGTTGTTTATGTTACTCATCAAGTGGAGTTCTTACCTGCTGCTGACCTTATATTG GTCATGAAAGATGGAAAAATTACTCAAAGTGGAAAGTATGTCGAGCTTGTTAACATTGCAACCGATTTTATGGAACTTATTGGGGCACACAGAGAAGCTTTGTCTACACTTGAATCATTTGATGGAGGAAAAACATCTAATGAAAAAAGTACATTAGAACAAGAAGTAAATATCTCTGATATTCGTGAAGAGGCAAACAAAGAAGTGAAAAATGGTAAAGCAGATGATAAAGGTGAACCGAAAGGCCAACTtgttaaagaagaagaaagggaGAAAGGTAAAGTTGGGTTTTCAGTCTATTGGAAGTATATCACAACTGCATATGGAGGAGTTTTCGTACCGTTCATATTATTAGCTCAGATTCTTTACAAAACTCTTCTAATTGGAAGCGACTATTGGATTATGTTGAAAACTCCCATATCAGCAGATGTGAAGCCACCTGTTGAAGAAACGACTCTTATTGAAGTCTATGTTGGTTTGACCATAGGAAGTTCTTTATGCGCTCTTGTTATAGAATTGTTACTTGTTATAGTTGGTTATAAGACAGCTACTATACTCTTCAATAAAATGCACTTGTGCATCTTTCGCGCCCCCATGTCATTTTTCGATTCTACTCCAAGTGGAAGAATCCTTAATAGA GCTTCTACTGACCAAAGTTCAGTGGATACAACCATTCCTTATCGAATTGGCTCATTTTCCTTTATTGTGATCTCGCTTCTGGGAACTATAGCAGTGATATCTGAGGTTGCATGGCAAGTTTTCATTGTCTTTGTACCCGTGATGGCAGTCAGCATTTGGTATCAg CAATATTATTTACCATCAGCCCGTGAACTGTCACGTTTAATTGGAATATGCAGAGCCCCGATGATTCAATACTTTGAGGAAACAATTTCAGGTACTTCAACCATTAGAAGCTTTGATCAACAGTCAAGATTTCAtgaaacaaatatgaaattgtCTGACGAGTTTTTTCGACCAATGTTCAACATCGCTGCTGCTATGGAGTGGTTATCTTTCCGCATAGATATTTTATCTTCCATCATATTTGCCTTTTCCTTGATATTCTTGATATCGATTCCACCTGGAATCATAAATCCAA GCATTGCTGGTCTAGCTGTTACTTATGGTCTAACTTTAAACATGGTACAATCTGTGGCGATATGGAATCTTGGTAACTTGGAGAGCAATATTATATCGGTAGAAAGGATCCTTCAATATACAACCATTCTTAGTGAGCCTCCCCTTGttttagaagaagaaaatagacCAGATCCTTCTTGGCCTGCATACGGCAAAGTTGATCTACGGAACTTGCAG GTACGATATGCTGCTCATCTTCCGCTTGTGTTGCGTGGCCTGACATGCACATTTCATGGAGGATTGAAAACTGGCATTGTTGGTAGAACAGGTAGCGGCAAATCAACTCTTATACAAACACTTTTCCGACTCATTGAACCTACTGCTGGGGAAGTTATCATTGACAGCATCAACATCTCTTCAATCGGACTGCATGATTTGAGGTCTCGACTAAGCATTATTCCGCAAGATCCAACAATGTTTGAGGGGACGGTGAGAAGTAATTTGGACCCCCTTGAAGAGTACACTGATGaacaaatatgggag GCATTGGATAAGTGTCAACTCGGAGATGAAGTTAGAAAGAAAGGAAAGCTTGACTCTTCAG TTAGTGAAAATGGTGAGAATTGGAGCATGGGTCAGAGGCAGTTGGTTTGCCTAGGTAGGGTTCTATTAAAGAAGAGCAAGATTTTGGTGCTTGATGAAGCCACTGCATCAGTTGATACAGCTACAGATAATTTGATTCAACAAACTCTTAGGGAACATTTCACAGACTCTACTGTCATTACCATTGCACACCGAATAACTTCTGTTCTTGACAGTGATATGGTTCTACTTCTTAGTCAAG GACTTATTGAGGAGTATGACTCCCCAACCACATTGCTCGAGGATAAGTCATCATCTTTTGCTAAGCTTGTTGCAGAGTATACCATGAGATCCAACtcaaaatttagagaaattTGTTGA